From Paracoccus tegillarcae, one genomic window encodes:
- a CDS encoding very short patch repair endonuclease — MPADIVSTSVRSRMMAAVKGKNTKPELAIRSALHGRGFRFRLHRKDLPGRPDLVFTCRNAVIFVHGCFWHGHDCHLFRWPKSRQDFWREKIGSNIERDRHQCEALAEAGWRIGIVWECALKGKTRLPFDSVVDQCAMWLKSDIKTLEVSGDKTRATV, encoded by the coding sequence ATGCCCGCCGACATCGTATCCACCAGCGTCCGCAGCCGGATGATGGCCGCTGTCAAAGGGAAGAACACCAAGCCAGAGCTGGCAATCCGGTCCGCGCTTCACGGACGCGGGTTCCGCTTCCGTCTGCATCGCAAAGATCTTCCGGGCAGGCCGGACCTGGTATTCACCTGCCGGAACGCGGTGATCTTTGTGCATGGGTGTTTCTGGCACGGCCATGACTGTCACCTGTTTCGCTGGCCCAAAAGCCGCCAGGACTTCTGGCGCGAGAAGATCGGCAGCAACATCGAGCGCGACCGGCACCAGTGCGAGGCGCTGGCGGAAGCGGGCTGGCGCATCGGCATAGTCTGGGAGTGCGCGTTGAAGGGAAAGACCCGCCTGCCCTTCGACAGCGTTGTCGATCAGTGCGCCATGTGGTTGAAATCGGATATAAAAACACTGGAGGTGAGCGGTGATAAAACGCGGGCAACTGTCTGA